One Candidatus Rokuibacteriota bacterium DNA window includes the following coding sequences:
- a CDS encoding XdhC family protein produces MSAMHELFEQLDRLRRAESKVALATLVNTRGTTPRKEGAKMLVGAGGRILGSVTIGGCVDAQVIEEAEGVLGGSAPKLLELNLGDEEAWEIGLTCGGTIEVFVEPVELARAEGPPLTYYEILRAHAEQGGRSALITRLDGPNNGAKLLLLDTGRTEGTLGEPFLDRRFVAEAQECMARGVSKTLFLEGIRCFVESFGPPSTLLVVGAGHVAMPLVSLARVLGFRTIVVDGRPRFATRERFPDVDRLEVGIPSEVVKSLPLTPATALVLVAHDYKYDLPVLRHALASPIGYIGMLGSTRRGNAILNLLREEGIPEGQLARIRVPIGLDLGAQSAPEIALAILAEVLAERTGTTGMPISRKIREATR; encoded by the coding sequence GTGAGCGCTATGCACGAGCTCTTCGAGCAGCTCGATCGGCTGCGACGCGCGGAGTCGAAGGTGGCGCTCGCCACCCTGGTCAACACGCGCGGCACGACGCCCCGCAAGGAGGGCGCGAAGATGCTGGTGGGCGCCGGGGGGCGGATCCTCGGCTCGGTGACGATCGGCGGCTGTGTCGACGCCCAGGTGATCGAGGAAGCCGAAGGTGTGCTCGGCGGCAGCGCCCCGAAGCTCCTCGAGCTGAACCTGGGGGACGAGGAGGCGTGGGAGATCGGTCTCACCTGCGGCGGCACCATCGAGGTCTTCGTCGAGCCCGTGGAGCTCGCTCGCGCCGAAGGACCGCCGCTGACCTATTACGAGATCCTCCGGGCTCACGCCGAGCAGGGTGGCAGGAGCGCGCTGATCACGCGGCTCGACGGGCCGAACAACGGAGCCAAGCTGCTCCTGCTCGACACCGGGAGGACCGAGGGGACCCTGGGCGAGCCCTTCCTGGACCGCCGGTTCGTGGCGGAGGCTCAGGAGTGCATGGCCCGCGGCGTCTCGAAGACCCTGTTCCTCGAGGGGATCCGCTGCTTCGTGGAGAGCTTCGGCCCACCATCCACGCTTCTCGTCGTCGGCGCCGGCCACGTGGCGATGCCGCTGGTGTCCCTCGCTCGCGTGCTCGGCTTCAGGACGATCGTCGTGGATGGCCGGCCTCGCTTCGCCACGCGCGAGCGCTTCCCGGACGTCGACCGGCTCGAGGTCGGCATCCCCTCCGAGGTGGTCAAGTCACTCCCGCTCACCCCTGCCACGGCGCTCGTTCTCGTCGCGCACGATTACAAGTACGACCTCCCCGTCCTCCGCCATGCGCTGGCGAGCCCGATCGGCTACATCGGGATGCTCGGGAGCACCCGGCGCGGTAACGCGATTCTGAACCTGCTGAGGGAGGAGGGGATTCCCGAGGGGCAGCTGGCCCGGATCCGCGTCCCGATCGGGCTGGACCTCGGGGCCCAGTCCGCCCCGGAGATCGCGCTCGCGATCCTGGCTGAGGTCCTGGCGGAGCGGACCGGCACGACGGGCATGCCGATCAGCCGGAAGATCAGAGAGGCGACGCGGTGA
- the pqqD gene encoding pyrroloquinoline quinone biosynthesis peptide chaperone PqqD has protein sequence MTLSPASRPKLAAKARLRWDKRAGKYFLLYPERGLLLNATAADIVQLCTGECTVEGIVGELAGKYPGQAREEIERQVMAFLAQIQSRGLLEIVA, from the coding sequence ATGACGCTGTCGCCGGCGAGCCGACCCAAGCTGGCCGCCAAGGCGCGGCTCCGCTGGGACAAGCGGGCGGGGAAGTATTTTCTCCTCTACCCCGAGCGGGGTCTCCTGCTCAACGCGACGGCCGCCGACATCGTTCAGCTCTGCACGGGGGAGTGCACCGTCGAGGGGATCGTGGGCGAGCTTGCGGGAAAATACCCCGGCCAGGCTCGCGAGGAGATCGAGCGCCAGGTCATGGCTTTTCTGGCCCAGATCCAGTCCCGCGGGCTCCTGGAGATCGTGGCGTAG
- a CDS encoding SRPBCC family protein has product MMIEQKFSLNAPADQVWALLTDPYQVASCLPGAAIAGKVDDRTYLGTVTVKVGPVSASYKGQIRFERLDFERLEAELVGRGQDIRGKGGAEMRMQSRLQPRDGGTEVTVTAEVNISGILAQMGRGMIESVSNHLFQQFAAAIQQKLEGAVGSGEPAAQAAVSEVKPLDAVSLGTRAVGEAMGRAVRRLLGRKEKT; this is encoded by the coding sequence ATGATGATCGAGCAGAAGTTCTCCCTGAACGCGCCGGCTGACCAGGTCTGGGCCTTGCTGACTGACCCGTATCAGGTGGCGAGCTGCCTGCCGGGAGCCGCGATCGCGGGGAAGGTGGACGACCGCACGTATCTGGGAACGGTCACCGTGAAGGTGGGACCGGTTTCGGCCAGCTACAAAGGCCAGATCCGCTTCGAGAGGCTGGACTTCGAGCGGTTAGAGGCCGAACTGGTCGGCCGGGGGCAGGATATCAGGGGAAAGGGCGGGGCCGAGATGCGGATGCAGAGCCGCCTGCAGCCGAGGGATGGTGGCACCGAGGTCACAGTGACGGCGGAGGTGAATATCAGCGGGATCCTCGCCCAGATGGGCCGTGGAATGATTGAAAGCGTGTCGAATCACCTCTTCCAGCAGTTCGCCGCCGCGATTCAGCAGAAGCTGGAGGGCGCCGTGGGCTCGGGCGAGCCGGCTGCTCAAGCAGCCGTGTCAGAGGTTAAACCACTGGACGCAGTCTCATTGGGGACCAGGGCGGTGGGGGAGGCGATGGGGCGGGCGGTCCGGCGTCTCCTCGGCAGAAAAGAGAAGACATGA
- the pqqB gene encoding pyrroloquinoline quinone biosynthesis protein PqqB: protein MRIRVLGSAAGGGVPQWNCGCPNCREARQRTGGILPRTQDSMAVSANGEEWFLLNASPEIRTQIESFPALHPRGSRHSPVGAILLTNGDLDHCLGLFSLRESYPLVVYATERVRQGLVESNVIVRTLQRFPEQLTWRPLKLGREEELSGAGGSPTGLSVTPLPLPGKLPIHLEGLLPPDPEDNVGLWIRERKGGRLLVYLPAVGAVDGSLLQALEGVNALFFDGTFWSSDELVRLGLSTKRAEDMAHLPIGGPTGSLARLTGVTAPRRIYTHINNTNPILLAGSPERRAVEEAGCEVAEDGLEIRL from the coding sequence ATGCGGATTCGCGTACTGGGGTCGGCAGCTGGCGGTGGGGTTCCCCAGTGGAACTGTGGCTGCCCGAACTGCCGGGAGGCCCGGCAGCGCACCGGAGGAATCCTGCCCCGGACCCAGGACTCCATGGCGGTGAGCGCGAACGGAGAGGAGTGGTTCCTGCTGAACGCCTCCCCGGAGATCCGGACGCAGATCGAGAGCTTCCCGGCACTCCACCCTCGAGGCTCCCGGCACTCGCCGGTCGGCGCGATCCTCCTGACCAACGGCGACCTCGACCACTGCCTCGGGCTCTTCTCCCTCAGGGAGTCCTACCCGCTCGTCGTGTACGCGACCGAGCGGGTCCGGCAGGGGCTCGTGGAGTCCAACGTGATCGTCCGCACCCTCCAGCGCTTTCCCGAGCAGCTCACCTGGCGCCCGCTGAAGCTCGGCCGCGAGGAAGAGCTGAGCGGCGCGGGCGGCTCACCGACCGGGCTCTCGGTGACCCCGCTGCCGCTCCCCGGCAAGCTCCCCATCCACCTGGAAGGCCTCCTGCCCCCAGACCCTGAGGACAACGTGGGGCTCTGGATCCGGGAACGCAAGGGCGGCCGGCTGCTCGTGTATCTGCCCGCCGTGGGCGCCGTCGACGGGAGCCTCCTCCAGGCCCTCGAGGGGGTCAATGCGCTCTTCTTCGACGGGACCTTCTGGTCGAGCGACGAGCTGGTTCGGCTCGGCCTGTCCACGAAGCGCGCCGAAGACATGGCCCACCTGCCGATCGGCGGGCCGACCGGGAGCCTCGCTCGCCTCACTGGCGTGACCGCCCCGCGCAGGATCTACACCCACATCAACAACACGAACCCGATCCTACTGGCGGGATCCCCGGAGCGCCGCGCGGTCGAGGAAGCCGGCTGCGAAGTGGCCGAGGACGGCCTGGAGATTCGCCTGTGA
- a CDS encoding ThuA domain-containing protein yields MALRVIALISVSVGAIALAAASPSSPKLPRLLMVSHSAGYQHDVVRRPAPEGLSPAEEVVGGLARRSGAFDVSYLYTRDELAGLRRQSFEAFHAVLYFTTGNLPLTAEAREALFEFVRAGRGFVGIHSASDTWYDVPAYGELLGGYFDGHPWHQRVRVTVEDSAHPSTRHLGGSFEITDEIYQFWNWSRTGVHVLLSLDPRSVDVGKGKRSDKDYALAWVRSYGRGRVFYTALGHGREVWEDERFRLHLLGGIRWALGVSP; encoded by the coding sequence ATGGCTCTCAGGGTGATCGCCCTTATCTCCGTTTCGGTCGGCGCTATCGCCCTGGCGGCGGCCAGTCCATCGTCACCGAAGCTGCCGCGGCTGCTTATGGTCAGCCATTCGGCGGGCTACCAGCACGATGTCGTTCGGCGGCCGGCGCCGGAGGGTCTCTCGCCTGCCGAGGAGGTCGTCGGAGGGCTCGCGCGCCGGTCAGGGGCGTTCGACGTCAGCTACCTCTATACCCGCGACGAGCTGGCGGGCCTCCGGCGGCAGTCCTTCGAGGCGTTCCACGCCGTGCTCTACTTCACCACCGGAAACCTCCCGCTGACCGCCGAGGCGCGCGAGGCGTTGTTCGAGTTCGTGCGAGCGGGCCGCGGCTTCGTCGGCATTCACAGCGCGAGCGACACTTGGTACGACGTGCCCGCGTACGGCGAACTGCTCGGCGGCTACTTCGACGGGCACCCCTGGCACCAGCGCGTCCGCGTCACGGTCGAGGATTCGGCCCACCCGTCGACCCGTCACCTCGGAGGATCCTTCGAGATCACCGACGAGATCTACCAGTTTTGGAACTGGTCGAGAACGGGGGTCCACGTCCTGCTGAGCCTGGACCCCCGGTCGGTGGACGTCGGGAAGGGCAAACGATCCGACAAGGACTATGCGTTGGCGTGGGTCAGGAGCTACGGCCGCGGCCGGGTTTTTTACACCGCGCTCGGGCACGGGCGCGAGGTCTGGGAGGACGAGCGCTTCAGGCTGCACCTGCTCGGCGGGATCCGCTGGGCGCTGGGCGTCTCCCCGTAA
- a CDS encoding XdhC family protein: MADDLLALAYELAQRGEPFALATVVRCERPTSAKPGAKAVIRKDGTLSGWIGGSCAEPVVVKEALRALRDGQPRFIALVGQGSPGSGAREGVLEYAMTCHSGGTLEIYVEPVLPRPELVLVGRGPVVETLAKLGEVLDFTVVLLASEISAEKLPGLRITPRSFIVVSTHGTFDEEAVEQALLGDAAYVSLVASRRRADAVVEALRARGVSAERLGRLKAPAGLDIGAVTPEEIAVSILAEIVQASRSQKIAWTPADTPPEEIGGREARDPVCGMVVRIASAKYRTEVSGETFYFCCLRCKQAFDFAPER; the protein is encoded by the coding sequence ATGGCCGATGATCTGCTCGCGCTAGCGTACGAGCTCGCACAACGGGGTGAACCGTTCGCCCTGGCGACCGTGGTCCGGTGCGAACGTCCCACCTCCGCCAAGCCAGGAGCGAAGGCCGTGATCCGGAAGGACGGAACGCTCTCTGGATGGATCGGCGGAAGCTGCGCCGAGCCCGTCGTGGTCAAGGAGGCGCTCCGGGCTCTCCGCGACGGGCAGCCGCGGTTCATCGCCCTGGTCGGGCAGGGCAGCCCCGGCTCCGGAGCGCGGGAGGGCGTGCTGGAGTATGCCATGACGTGCCACAGTGGAGGGACGCTCGAGATCTACGTCGAGCCGGTCCTGCCGAGGCCCGAACTCGTCCTCGTTGGGCGGGGGCCGGTCGTCGAGACGCTGGCCAAGCTCGGGGAGGTTCTGGACTTCACCGTGGTCCTGCTGGCTTCCGAGATCTCGGCCGAGAAACTTCCCGGCCTCCGCATCACCCCGCGGAGCTTCATCGTGGTGAGTACCCACGGGACCTTCGACGAAGAAGCCGTAGAGCAGGCCCTTCTGGGCGACGCCGCCTATGTGAGCCTGGTGGCCAGCAGGCGCCGCGCCGATGCGGTGGTCGAGGCCTTGCGGGCACGGGGCGTGTCGGCCGAACGCTTGGGCCGGCTGAAGGCGCCGGCTGGGCTCGATATCGGCGCCGTCACCCCTGAGGAGATCGCGGTGAGTATCCTCGCCGAGATCGTTCAGGCATCGAGAAGCCAGAAGATCGCGTGGACGCCCGCGGACACTCCGCCGGAGGAGATCGGGGGGCGTGAGGCCCGAGATCCGGTCTGTGGCATGGTCGTGCGGATCGCCTCGGCCAAATACCGGACCGAGGTTTCCGGTGAGACCTTCTACTTCTGCTGCCTCAGGTGCAAGCAGGCGTTCGATTTCGCTCCGGAGCGATAG
- a CDS encoding transporter substrate-binding domain-containing protein codes for MRILRGVVPALLALATGLEAAADGGLDAIRERGYVRVCADPSNLPFSSSDPSTPGFEVELARLVARQIGVEARFEWTLTYVRALRPLRDGACDLFMGLPQDDRFREANPWIAVSRPYYTMGHAILARSDAGIQTLSDLAGKRVAIEGMSPADSFVFYRGLDRGIYRSQEEAFRAVAAGEVPAALLWLPVASWLARGRADLRVIPIAEPRLEFPIGAGVRRRDRDLAAAVDDAVGRLKDSGKVREVLGRYGAVPSPGPRGERWVIRVEAKDAVEAGRSLFSTACSRCHGAEGVGGGVGGLVPVLRNYEGGQEKFLRITQNGRPGTAMAPFKGILTAEEILSIYRYLTSFSPQ; via the coding sequence TTGAGAATCCTTCGGGGAGTCGTCCCGGCCCTCCTCGCGCTCGCGACGGGGCTCGAGGCGGCGGCGGACGGGGGGCTCGACGCGATCCGTGAGCGAGGGTATGTCCGGGTCTGCGCCGACCCCTCCAACCTCCCGTTCTCCAGCTCTGACCCCTCCACTCCCGGGTTCGAAGTCGAGCTGGCGAGGCTGGTGGCGCGCCAGATCGGCGTCGAGGCGCGTTTCGAGTGGACCCTCACGTACGTGCGCGCGCTCCGGCCCCTCCGTGATGGGGCCTGCGATCTCTTCATGGGCCTGCCCCAGGACGACAGGTTCAGGGAGGCCAACCCATGGATCGCGGTGAGCCGGCCCTACTACACGATGGGCCACGCGATTCTGGCGCGGAGCGACGCCGGGATCCAGACCCTCAGCGATCTCGCCGGCAAGCGCGTCGCGATCGAGGGGATGAGCCCTGCCGACTCCTTCGTGTTCTACCGCGGGCTTGACCGGGGGATTTACCGGAGTCAGGAGGAGGCGTTCCGAGCTGTGGCGGCCGGCGAGGTGCCGGCCGCCCTCCTGTGGCTCCCGGTGGCGAGCTGGCTCGCGCGCGGCCGAGCCGACCTCCGGGTGATCCCGATCGCCGAGCCGCGTCTTGAGTTTCCGATCGGGGCTGGCGTGCGCCGCCGCGACCGCGACCTTGCCGCGGCGGTGGACGATGCCGTCGGGCGCCTCAAGGACAGCGGCAAGGTCCGGGAGGTCCTCGGACGCTACGGCGCCGTGCCGAGCCCGGGTCCCCGGGGGGAGAGATGGGTCATTCGGGTGGAGGCGAAGGACGCTGTCGAGGCCGGTCGCTCCCTGTTCTCGACGGCCTGCTCCCGCTGCCACGGGGCCGAGGGGGTTGGCGGAGGTGTCGGTGGCCTCGTCCCGGTGCTCAGGAATTATGAGGGCGGCCAGGAGAAGTTCCTCAGGATCACGCAGAACGGCCGACCGGGGACGGCCATGGCTCCGTTCAAGGGTATCCTGACCGCGGAGGAGATCCTCAGCATCTATCGGTACCTCACGTCGTTTTCGCCACAGTGA
- the pqqC gene encoding pyrroloquinoline-quinone synthase PqqC, giving the protein MSSDAPLSREAFVERLREEGSRRYHDRHPYHALMHEGKLTRLQLQAWVLNRYYYQTRIPIKDAIILSKSEDPTFRRMWIHRLLDHDGEGEGLELWLRLAEGVGLDREEVASCRSVVPGVRFACDAYVELVRERSLVEAVASSLTEFFAPDLMSRRIAAWEAHYPWVDRGVLEYFRSRVPRARRDSQEALDFVVRAAVSRELQERCVAALVTKCEILWTLLDSVYAAYVSPGWRVPQAG; this is encoded by the coding sequence GTGAGCTCCGACGCCCCGCTCTCGCGCGAGGCGTTCGTCGAGCGGCTTCGCGAGGAGGGAAGCCGGCGCTATCACGACCGGCACCCGTACCACGCGCTGATGCACGAGGGGAAACTGACCCGCCTCCAGCTCCAGGCGTGGGTCCTGAACCGGTACTACTATCAGACGCGGATCCCGATCAAGGACGCGATCATCCTGTCGAAGTCGGAGGACCCGACGTTCCGGCGCATGTGGATCCACCGGCTGCTGGACCACGACGGCGAGGGTGAGGGGCTCGAGCTGTGGCTCCGGCTCGCCGAGGGGGTCGGGCTCGACCGCGAGGAAGTGGCGAGCTGCCGCTCCGTGGTCCCGGGGGTGCGCTTCGCGTGCGACGCGTACGTGGAGCTGGTGCGGGAGCGGAGTCTCGTGGAAGCCGTGGCTTCCTCTCTGACCGAGTTCTTCGCCCCGGACCTGATGTCCCGCCGCATCGCGGCCTGGGAAGCGCACTACCCGTGGGTGGACCGGGGCGTGCTCGAGTATTTCCGGAGCCGGGTTCCCCGCGCCCGCCGCGACTCGCAGGAGGCCCTCGATTTCGTCGTCAGGGCGGCCGTGTCCCGGGAGCTCCAGGAACGGTGCGTCGCAGCGCTCGTCACCAAGTGCGAGATCCTCTGGACGCTGCTGGACTCGGTCTACGCCGCTTACGTGTCGCCGGGGTGGCGGGTGCCGCAGGCGGGCTGA
- a CDS encoding PQQ-dependent dehydrogenase, methanol/ethanol family yields MRTCLVLRAIVVLVVCSMLAAPAPVPAAEWSEVTDWRLLEADKDANNWLTYYRTYNGWRHSPLSQINPQNVRRLTPKWMLSVGEAGNQQATPLVNNGVMFLTSPLGVEMNRVYAIDATTGRVLWKHETKIPEEVSGLVRILPMNRGAALYKDKVYFGTLDSHVIALKAATGEVAWKVKTADFKDGYFHTMAPLAAKGKIIIGSSGPGEMGPRGFIAALDADTGRELWRTYTIPAAGEPGSDTWPGESWKYGGGAVWLTGTYDPQLNLVFFGVGNPAPWDANLRKGANLYTDSTIALDVDTGRMKWFFQYHGNDTWDLDTPHENLLLTISRAGRQIPITFQPNKTGFHFSLERATGKFVAAKRFTRFITIWKDVDPESGKLIENAGMRPAAGAPPMDICPSIFGGRNWAHASFHPGTGLVYLPSMEMCNKYSIAKDIQYKRGALYIGADFTAFAAQDQAGVVRAINPNTGDTAWEWWTRAPIQAGGVVSTGGGLVFAGTQDGRLVALDARTGEQLWEFSVGAPVTAPPITYSVGGKQYVAVLNGGGKVTGDLLVGNDPRLQYLKNVPVGGTLTVFGLFD; encoded by the coding sequence ATGCGTACGTGTTTAGTCCTCCGCGCGATCGTCGTTCTCGTCGTCTGCTCCATGCTAGCCGCTCCGGCCCCCGTACCGGCCGCCGAGTGGTCGGAGGTGACGGACTGGCGACTCCTCGAGGCCGACAAGGACGCCAACAACTGGCTCACCTACTACCGGACCTACAACGGCTGGCGCCATAGCCCGCTGTCGCAGATCAATCCGCAGAACGTCCGGCGCCTGACCCCGAAGTGGATGCTTTCCGTCGGCGAAGCTGGGAATCAGCAGGCGACCCCGCTCGTCAACAACGGTGTCATGTTCCTCACCTCGCCGTTGGGCGTCGAGATGAACCGCGTCTACGCGATCGACGCCACGACGGGGCGGGTCCTATGGAAGCACGAGACCAAGATTCCGGAGGAGGTCTCGGGCCTGGTGCGGATCCTGCCGATGAACCGCGGCGCCGCGCTCTACAAGGACAAGGTGTATTTCGGCACGCTGGACTCGCACGTCATCGCGCTGAAGGCGGCGACCGGTGAGGTCGCGTGGAAGGTGAAGACCGCCGACTTCAAGGACGGCTATTTCCACACGATGGCGCCGCTCGCGGCGAAGGGGAAGATCATCATCGGCTCCAGCGGTCCGGGCGAGATGGGCCCGCGCGGCTTCATCGCGGCGCTTGATGCCGACACCGGCCGGGAGCTGTGGCGCACCTACACGATCCCGGCTGCCGGTGAGCCCGGCTCCGACACCTGGCCGGGTGAGTCGTGGAAGTATGGCGGTGGGGCGGTCTGGCTCACCGGCACGTACGACCCCCAGCTCAACCTCGTGTTCTTCGGCGTCGGAAACCCGGCGCCGTGGGATGCGAACCTGAGAAAAGGCGCGAACCTCTACACGGACTCGACGATCGCGCTCGACGTCGACACGGGGCGGATGAAGTGGTTCTTCCAGTACCACGGCAACGATACCTGGGACCTGGACACGCCCCACGAGAACTTGCTCCTGACGATCAGCCGCGCGGGGCGGCAGATTCCGATCACCTTCCAGCCCAACAAGACCGGGTTCCACTTCAGCCTGGAGCGGGCGACGGGCAAGTTCGTCGCGGCAAAGCGCTTCACGCGCTTCATCACGATCTGGAAGGATGTGGATCCTGAGAGCGGCAAGCTGATCGAGAACGCGGGGATGCGGCCTGCGGCGGGGGCCCCGCCGATGGACATCTGCCCGTCGATCTTCGGCGGGCGGAACTGGGCTCACGCCTCCTTCCACCCCGGTACCGGGCTCGTGTACCTGCCGTCGATGGAGATGTGCAACAAGTACTCGATCGCCAAGGACATCCAGTACAAGCGCGGCGCGCTCTACATCGGCGCAGACTTCACGGCGTTCGCGGCGCAGGACCAGGCCGGCGTCGTGCGGGCGATCAACCCCAACACCGGCGACACCGCGTGGGAGTGGTGGACGCGCGCGCCCATCCAGGCCGGTGGCGTGGTCTCGACGGGGGGGGGCTTGGTGTTCGCCGGGACCCAGGATGGCCGGCTCGTCGCCCTGGACGCCAGGACCGGCGAGCAGCTCTGGGAGTTCTCGGTAGGCGCTCCGGTGACCGCCCCGCCGATCACCTACTCGGTAGGGGGCAAGCAGTACGTGGCCGTGCTCAACGGCGGCGGCAAGGTGACGGGCGACCTCCTCGTCGGCAACGATCCGAGACTCCAGTATCTCAAGAACGTGCCTGTCGGAGGCACGCTGACGGTCTTCGGGCTGTTTGATTGA
- a CDS encoding amidohydrolase has protein sequence MEFNIFEHFKGIEKIPKDPQNADQQGTAFFLTGHMGERVKDHLDQYAAKARMSRRNFVRSGCGFAAAMLAVNKITGMSFFDVQEAEAYDPAARKELSVARKAGMDLVIDQHTHICWRKDGYVKGVNTSERGMWFVDLLDNLGKAMGLPNGTRDMTVDNFGKLILEGSDTSLAIFNPFGFREDYGGKDMIPIEEQAEVRQRWPDRTIMLAGGLTPNQGVQVTLERLQMYVEKHKISGLKLYTFDSTPKKGWWFDDQRLAYPIWERCRKLKIKNIGCHKGIPFGQFMARYAHVEDFDKVADDFTDLNWIVFHSAWPYHAELAALKGFKPQRKNLYCELGSTFAATVTNRPLECAHVLGTLVRDLGADYVMWGTDSLLWGNPQWQIDAFRRFQIPVAFVEGYGYPTLTDEIKRKILGENAARLWGIKITAKTEPATPPKVVAV, from the coding sequence ATGGAATTCAACATCTTCGAGCACTTCAAGGGGATCGAGAAAATCCCGAAGGACCCCCAGAATGCCGACCAGCAGGGCACCGCGTTCTTCCTCACTGGCCACATGGGCGAGCGCGTCAAGGACCACCTCGACCAGTACGCGGCCAAGGCGCGAATGTCCCGGCGCAACTTCGTCCGCTCGGGGTGCGGCTTCGCCGCGGCGATGCTCGCGGTGAACAAGATCACCGGCATGAGCTTCTTCGACGTCCAGGAGGCCGAAGCCTACGACCCGGCGGCGCGGAAGGAGCTGAGCGTCGCCCGAAAGGCGGGGATGGACCTGGTCATCGACCAGCATACGCACATCTGCTGGCGCAAGGACGGCTACGTCAAGGGGGTCAACACGAGCGAGCGAGGGATGTGGTTCGTGGATCTCCTGGACAACCTCGGCAAGGCCATGGGGCTCCCCAACGGGACGCGCGATATGACCGTGGACAACTTCGGCAAGCTGATCCTGGAGGGGAGCGATACCTCGTTGGCGATCTTCAACCCGTTCGGGTTCCGCGAGGACTACGGCGGCAAAGACATGATCCCGATCGAGGAGCAGGCCGAGGTGCGCCAGCGCTGGCCCGACCGGACGATCATGCTCGCCGGTGGCCTCACCCCGAACCAGGGCGTGCAGGTGACGCTCGAGCGGCTCCAGATGTATGTCGAGAAGCACAAGATCTCGGGGCTCAAGCTCTACACGTTCGATTCGACGCCCAAGAAGGGGTGGTGGTTCGACGACCAGAGGCTGGCCTACCCGATCTGGGAGCGCTGTCGCAAGCTCAAGATCAAGAACATCGGCTGTCACAAGGGGATCCCCTTCGGCCAGTTCATGGCTCGCTATGCCCACGTGGAAGACTTCGACAAGGTGGCGGACGACTTCACCGATCTGAACTGGATCGTGTTCCATTCCGCCTGGCCGTACCACGCCGAGCTGGCCGCCTTGAAGGGATTCAAGCCGCAGCGGAAGAACCTCTACTGCGAGCTGGGTTCGACCTTCGCCGCGACCGTGACGAATCGGCCGCTGGAGTGCGCTCACGTCCTGGGCACGCTCGTGCGCGACCTGGGCGCCGATTACGTCATGTGGGGCACCGATTCGCTGCTCTGGGGCAACCCACAGTGGCAGATCGACGCGTTCCGCCGCTTCCAGATTCCGGTAGCGTTCGTGGAGGGCTACGGCTACCCGACGCTTACCGACGAGATCAAGCGCAAGATCCTGGGCGAGAACGCCGCCAGGCTCTGGGGCATCAAGATCACGGCCAAGACCGAACCTGCCACGCCGCCGAAGGTGGTCGCAGTCTAA